From one Acidimicrobiales bacterium genomic stretch:
- a CDS encoding RNA polymerase sigma factor, with protein MIEPEVVEGEAALVERMFDEHADRLLGLACLLLRDRAEAEDVVQEAFLRLQRHAASLQQPTREAAYLRSIVLNLARSRLRRRRLALWRRPPMSVAQGGPDEVVELRDEQRRIVVALRRLPGRQRECLVLRYFEDLADAQIAETLGLKVTSVRTHLQRGKAALEKELS; from the coding sequence GTGATCGAGCCGGAGGTGGTCGAGGGTGAGGCGGCACTCGTCGAGCGGATGTTCGACGAGCACGCCGACCGGCTGCTGGGCCTGGCCTGCCTGCTGCTGCGGGACCGCGCCGAGGCCGAGGACGTGGTGCAGGAGGCGTTCCTGCGCCTCCAACGTCACGCTGCCTCGCTGCAGCAGCCGACCCGAGAGGCGGCCTACCTCCGCTCGATCGTCCTCAACCTCGCCCGGTCCCGCCTGCGGCGCCGAAGGTTGGCCCTGTGGCGGCGGCCTCCGATGTCGGTCGCCCAGGGTGGCCCCGACGAGGTGGTCGAGCTGCGCGACGAGCAGCGACGGATCGTGGTGGCCCTGCGGCGGCTCCCCGGTCGGCAGCGGGAGTGCCTGGTCCTCCGCTACTTCGAGGACCTGGCCGACGCCCAGATCGCCGAGACGCTGGGCCTGAAGGTCACGTCGGTCCGGACCCACCTGCAGCGGGGCAAGGCCGCACTCGAGAAGGAGCTGAGCTGA